The following proteins are co-located in the Dromiciops gliroides isolate mDroGli1 chromosome 2, mDroGli1.pri, whole genome shotgun sequence genome:
- the LOC122743279 gene encoding zinc finger protein 665-like yields the protein MLENVQNLLSVVQMLGKEENGISIHNGMSSLTAHQRIHSAEKPYGCNQCGKTFTWSSSLVAHQRIHTGEKPYECNHCGKAFTEKSHLAAHQRIHTGEKPYECNQCGKTFTQHSSLAAHQRIHTGEKPYECKQCGKTFTKSSNLAAHQRIHSGEKPFECNQCGKTFTESSSLAKHRRIHTGEKPYGCNQCGQTFARSSSLAAHQRIHSGEKPYECKQCGKTFTVNSGLVAHQRIHTGEKPFECNRCGKTFTKSSNLAAHQRIHSGEKPYECKQCGKTFTVNSGLVAHQRIHTGEKPFECNRCGKTFTKSSNLAAHQRIHSGEKPYECKQCGKTFTVNSGLVAHQRIHTGEKPIECNQCGKTFTESSNLAAHQRIHSGEKPYECKQCGKTFTVNSGLVAHQRIHTGEKPFECNQCGKTFTESSSLAKHRRIHTGEKPYGCNQCGKTFAQSSSLAAHQRIHSGEKPYGCNQCGKTFAQSSSLAAHQRIHSGDKPFESNQCGKTFNEFHSC from the exons atgctggagaatgtccagaaccTGCTTTCTGTAG TGCAGatgttgggaaaggaagagaatggaataagcattcataaTGGAATGAGCAGTCTTActgcacatcagagaatacaCTCTGCAGAGAAACCTTATggatgtaatcaatgtggaaagactttcacatggaGTTCCAGTCttgttgcacatcagagaatccacactggagagaaaccttatgaatgcaatcaTTGTGGAAAGGCCTTCACAGAGAAATCACATCTTGcagcacatcagagaatccacactggagagaaaccttatgaatgtaatcagtgtggaaagactttcacacagcattccagtcttgctgcacatcagagaatccacactggagagaaaccttatgaatgtaaacagtgtggaaagactttcacaaagaGTTCtaatcttgctgcacatcagagaatacactctggagagaaaccttttgaatgtaatcagtgtggaaagactttcacagagagttccagtcttgctaagcataggagaatccacactggagagaaaccttatggatgTAATCAATGTGGACAGACTTTTGCACGGAGttccagtcttgctgcacatcagagaatacactctggagagaaaccttatgaatgtaaacagtgtggaaagactttcacagtgAATTCCGGGCttgttgcacatcagagaatccacactggagagaaaccttttgaatgtaatcggtgtggaaagactttcacaaagaGTTCtaatcttgctgcacatcagagaatacactctggagagaaaccttatgaatgtaaacagtgtggaaagactttcacagtgAATTCCGGGCttgttgcacatcagagaatccacactggagagaaaccttttgaatgtaatcggtgtggaaagactttcacaaagaGTTCtaatcttgctgcacatcagagaatacactctggagagaaaccttatgaatgtaaacagtgtggaaagactttcacagtgAATTCCGGGCttgttgcacatcagagaatccacactggagagaaacctattgaatgtaatcagtgtggaaagactttcacagagagttctaatcttgctgcacatcagagaatacactctggagagaaaccttatgaatgtaaacagtgtggaaagactttcacagtgAATTCCGGGCttgttgcacatcagagaatccacactggagagaaaccttttgaatgtaatcagtgtggaaagactttcacagagagttccagtcttgctaagcataggagaatccacactggagagaaaccttatggatgtaatcaatgtggaaagacttttgcacagagttccagtcttgctgcacatcagagaatccacagtggagagaaaccttatggatgtaatcaatgtggaaagacttttgcacagagttccagtcttgctgcacatcagagaatacaCTCTGGAGATAAACCTTTTGAaagtaatcagtgtggaaagactttcaatgAGTTTCATTCTTGCTAA
- the LOC122743772 gene encoding zinc finger protein 665-like — MLENVQNLLSVVQMLGKEENGISIHNGMSSLTAHQRIHSAEKPYGCNQCGKTFTWSSSLVAHQRIHTGEKPYECNHCGKAFTEKSHLAAHQRIHTGEKPYECNQCGKTFTQHSSLAAHQRIHTGEKPFECKQCGKTFTKSSNLAAHQRIHSGEKPFECNQCGKTFTESSSLAKHRRIHTGEKPYGCNQCGQTFARSSSLAAHQRIHSGEKPYECKQCGKTFTVNSGLVAHQRIHTGEKPFECNRCGKTFTKSSNLAAHQRIHSGEKPYECKQCGKTFTVNSGLVAHQRIHTGEKPIECNQCGKTFTESSNLAAHQRIQSGEKPYECKQCGKTFTVNSGLVAHQRIHTGEKPFECNQCGKTFTESSSLAKHRRFHTGEKPYECNQCGKTFTESSSLAKHRRIHPGEKPYGCNQCGKTFAQSSSLAAHQRIHSGEKPYGCNQCGKTFAQSSSLAAHQRIHSGDKPFESNQCGKTFNEFHSC, encoded by the exons atgctggagaatgtccagaaccTGCTTTCTGTAG TGCAGatgttgggaaaggaagagaatggaataagcattcataaTGGAATGAGCAGTCTTActgcacatcagagaatacaCTCTGCAGAGAAACCTTATggatgtaatcaatgtggaaagactttcacatggaGTTCCAGTCttgttgcacatcagagaatccacactggagagaaaccttatgaatgcaatcaTTGTGGAAAGGCCTTCACAGAGAAATCACATCTTGcagcacatcagagaatccacactggagagaaaccttatgaatgtaatcagtgtggaaagactttcacacagcattccagtcttgctgcacatcagagaatccacactggagagaaaccttttgaatgtaaacagtgtggaaagactttcacaaagaGTTCtaatcttgctgcacatcagagaatccactctggagagaaaccttttgaatgtaatcagtgtggaaagactttcacagagagttccagtcttgctaagcataggagaatccacactggagagaaaccttatggatgTAATCAATGTGGACAGACTTTTGCACGGAGttccagtcttgctgcacatcagagaatacactctggagagaaaccttatgaatgtaaacagtgtggaaagactttcacagtgAATTCCGGGCttgttgcacatcagagaatccacactggagagaaaccttttgaatgtaatcggtgtggaaagactttcacaaagaGTTCtaatcttgctgcacatcagagaatacactctggagagaaaccttatgaatgtaaacagtgtggaaagactttcacagtgAATTCCGGGCttgttgcacatcagagaatccacactggagagaaacctattgaatgtaatcagtgtggaaagactttcacagagagttctaatcttgctgcacatcagagaatacaatctggagagaaaccttatgaatgtaaacagtgtggaaagactttcacagtaAATTCCGGGCttgttgcacatcagagaatccacactggagagaaaccttttgaatgtaatcaatgtggaaagactttcacagagaGTTCCAGTCTTGCTAAGCATAGGAGATTCCACAccggagagaaaccttatgaatgcaatcagtgtggaaagactttcacagagaGTTCCAGTCTTGCTAAGCATAGGAGAATCCAccctggagagaaaccttatggatgtaatcaatgtggaaagacttttgcacagagttccagtcttgctgcacatcagagaatccacagtggagagaaaccttatggatgtaatcaatgtggaaagacttttgcacagagttccagtcttgctgcacatcagagaatacaCTCTGGAGATAAACCTTTTGAaagtaatcagtgtggaaagactttcaatgAGTTTCATTCTTGCTAA
- the LOC122739604 gene encoding zinc finger protein 665-like produces MLENVQNLLSVVQMLGKEENGISIHNGMSSLTAHQRIHSAEKPYGCNQCGKTFTWSSSLVAHQRIHTGEKPYECNHCGKAFTEKSHLAAHQRIHTGEKPYECNQCGKTFTQHSSLAAHQRIHTGEKPYECKQCGKTFTKSSNLAAHQRIHSGEKPFECNQCGKTFTESSSLAKHRRIHTGEKPYGCNQCGQTFARSSSLAAHQRIHSGEKPYECKQCGKTFTVNSGLVAHQRIHTGEKPFECNRCGKTFTKSSNLAAHQRIHSGEKPYECKQCGKTFTVNSGLVAHQRIHTGEKPFECNRCGKTFTKSSNLAAHQRIHSGEKPFECNQCGKTFTESSSLAKHRRIHTGEKPYGCNQCGQTFARSSSLAAHQRIHTGEKSFECNRCGKTFTKSSNLAAHQRIHSGEKPYECKQCGKTFTVNSGLVAHQRIHTGEKPFECNRCGKTFTRSSNLAAHQRIHSGEKPYECKQCGKTFTVNSGLVVYSVRFCTKLNFC; encoded by the exons atgctggagaatgtccagaaccTGCTTTCTGTAG TGCAGatgttgggaaaggaagagaatggaataagcattcataaTGGAATGAGCAGTCTTActgcacatcagagaatacaCTCTGCAGAGAAACCTTATggatgtaatcaatgtggaaagactttcacatggaGTTCCAGTCttgttgcacatcagagaatccacactggagagaaaccttatgaatgcaatcaTTGTGGAAAGGCCTTCACAGAGAAATCACATCTTGcagcacatcagagaatccacactggagagaaaccttatgaatgtaatcagtgtggaaagactttcacacagcattccagtcttgctgcacatcagagaatccacactggagagaaaccttatgaatgtaaacagtgtggaaagactttcacaaagaGTTCtaatcttgctgcacatcagagaatccactctggagagaaaccttttgaatgtaatcagtgtggaaagactttcacagagaGTTCCAGCCTTGCTAAGCAtaggagaatccacactggagagaaaccttatggatgTAATCAATGTGGACAGACTTTTGCACGGAGttccagtcttgctgcacatcagagaatacactctggagagaaaccttatgaatgtaaacagtgtggaaagactttcacagtgAATTCCGGGCttgttgcacatcagagaatccacactggagagaaaccttttgaatgtaatcggtgtggaaagactttcacaaagaGTTCtaatcttgctgcacatcagagaatacactctggagagaaaccttatgaatgtaaacagtgtggaaagactttcacagtgAATTCCGGGCttgttgcacatcagagaatccacactggagagaaaccttttgaatgtaatcggtgtggaaagactttcacaaagaGTTCtaatcttgctgcacatcagagaatacactctggagagaaaccttttgaatgtaatcagtgtggaaagactttcacagagagttccagtcttgctaagcataggagaatccacactggagagaaaccttatggatgTAATCAATGTGGACAGACTTTTGCACGGAGttccagtcttgctgcacatcagagaatccacactggagagaaatcttttgaatgtaatcggtgtggaaagactttcacaaagaGTTCtaatcttgctgcacatcagagaatacactctggagagaaaccttatgaatgtaaacagtgtggaaagactttcacagtgAATTCCGGGCttgttgcacatcagagaatccacactggagagaaaccttttgaatgtaatcggtgtggaaagactttcacaaggAGTTCtaatcttgctgcacatcagagaatacactctggagagaaaccttatgaatgtaaacagtgtggaaagactttcacagtgAATTCCGGGCTTGTTGTATATAGTGTAAGATTTTGTACTAAACTTAATTTTTGCTAG
- the LOC122739605 gene encoding zinc finger protein 850-like, which translates to MASGTQRPSSQELVTFQDVVVDFTREEWCLLDHCQKELYKEVMLENVQNLLSVVQMLGKEENGISIHNGMSSLTAHQRIHSAEKPYGCNQCGKTFTWSSSLVAHQRIHTGEKPYECNQCGKTFTQHSSLAAHQRIHTGEKPYECKQCGKTFTKSCNLAAHQRIHTGEKPYECKQCGKTFTKSSNLAAHQRIHSGEKPFECNQCGKTFTESSSLAKHRRIHTGEKPYGCNQCGQTFAWSSSLAAHQRIHSGEKPYECKQCGKTFTVNSGLVAHQRIHTGEKPFECNRCGKTFTKSSNLAAHQRIHSGEKPYECKQCGKTFTVNSGLVAHQRIHTGEKPIECNQCGKTFTESSNLAAHQRIHSGEKPYECKQCGKTFTVNSGLVAHQRIHTGEKPFECNQCGKTFTESSSLAKHRRIHTGEKPYGCNQCGKTFAQSSSLAAHQRIHTGEKPYECKQCGKTFTKSCNLAAHQRIHTGEKPYECKQCGKTFTKSSNLAAHQRIHSGEKPFECNQCGKTFTESSSLAKHRRIHTGEKPFECNRCGKTFTKSSNLAAHQRIHSGEKPYECKQCGKTFTVNSGLVAHQRIHTGEKPIECNQCGKTFTESSNLAAHQRIHSGEKPYECKQCGKTFTVNSGLVAHQRIHTGEKPFECNQCGKTFTESSSLAKHRRIHTGEKPYGCNQCGKTFAQSSSLAAHQRIHSGEKPYGCNQCGKTFAQSSSLAAHQRIHSGDKPFESNQCGKTFNEFHSC; encoded by the exons GAGTTGGTGACATTCCAGGATGTGGTTGTGGATTTCACCAGGGAGGAGTGGTGCCTCTTGGACCATTGTCAGAAAGAGCTctacaaggaggtcatgctggagaatgtccagaaccTGCTTTCTGTAG TGCAGatgttgggaaaggaagagaatggaataagcattcataaTGGAATGAGCAGTCTTActgcacatcagagaatacaCTCTGCAGAGAAACCTTATggatgtaatcaatgtggaaagactttcacatggaGTTCCAGTCttgttgcacatcagagaatccacactggagagaaaccttatgaatgtaatcagtgtggaaagactttcacacagcattccagtcttgctgcacatcagagaatccacactggagagaaaccttatgaatgtaaacagtgtggaaagactttcacaaagagttgtaatcttgctgcacatcagagaatccacactggagagaaaccttatgaatgtaaacagtgtggaaagactttcacaaagaGTTCtaatcttgctgcacatcagagaatacactctggagagaaaccttttgaatgtaatcagtgtggaaagactttcacagagagttccagtcttgctaagcataggagaatccacactggagagaaaccttatggatgTAATCAATGTGGACAGACTTTTGCATGGAGttccagtcttgctgcacatcagagaatacactctggagagaaaccttatgaatgtaaacagtgtggaaagactttcacagtgAATTCCGGGCttgttgcacatcagagaatccacactggagagaaaccttttgaatgtaatcggtgtggaaagactttcacaaagaGTTCtaatcttgctgcacatcagagaatacactctggagagaaaccttatgaatgtaaacagtgtggaaagactttcacagtgAATTCCGGGCttgttgcacatcagagaatccacactggagagaaacctattgaatgtaatcagtgtggaaagactttcacagagagttctaatcttgctgcacatcagagaatacactctggagagaaaccttatgaatgtaaacagtgtggaaagactttcacagtgAATTCCGGGCttgttgcacatcagagaatccacactggagagaaaccttttgaatgtaatcagtgtggaaagactttcacagagagttccagtcttgctaagcataggagaatccacactggagagaaaccttatggatgtaatcaatgtggaaagacttttgcacagagttccagtcttgctgcacatcagagaatccacactggagagaaaccttatgaatgtaaacagtgtggaaagactttcacaaagagttgtaatcttgctgcacatcagagaatccacactggagagaaaccttatgaatgtaaacagtgtggaaagactttcacaaagaGTTCtaatcttgctgcacatcagagaatacactctggagagaaaccttttgaatgtaatcagtgtggaaagactttcacagagagttccagtcttgctaagcataggagaatccacactggagagaaaccttttgaatgtaatcggtgtggaaagactttcacaaagaGTTCtaatcttgctgcacatcagagaatacactctggagagaaaccttatgaatgtaaacagtgtggaaagactttcacagtgAATTCCGGGCttgttgcacatcagagaatccacactggagagaaacctattgaatgtaatcagtgtggaaagactttcacagagagttctaatcttgctgcacatcagagaatacactctggagagaaaccttatgaatgtaaacagtgtggaaagactttcacagtgAATTCCGGGCttgttgcacatcagagaatccacactggagagaaaccttttgaatgtaatcagtgtggaaagactttcacagagagttccagtcttgctaagcataggagaatccacactggagagaaaccttatggatgtaatcaatgtggaaagacttttgcacagagttccagtcttgctgcacatcagagaatccacagtggagagaaaccttatggatgtaatcaatgtggaaagacttttgcacagagttccagtcttgctgcacatcagagaatacaCTCTGGAGATAAACCTTTTGAaagtaatcagtgtggaaagactttcaatgAGTTTCATTCTTGCTAA